Genomic segment of Salvia hispanica cultivar TCC Black 2014 chromosome 2, UniMelb_Shisp_WGS_1.0, whole genome shotgun sequence:
TTACTATACTAAATAATTTAGATTGTGATACTCTCCcctgttttttaaatttttttaagatgGTGATTATGCATGAAAGGTTTTCGAAAGGGGTAAAGTCCCTATGGAAGGTGCTAAAAGTTAATTATCGGCTACTATTTTCGCCTAGAAAAGCACATCACCAAGCCTGTTGGACAATTATGCATATCTATGCTACCATGATCTAGAAATGCACCACATTAAGGTTTTGAAGCCTACCTAACAAACTTTGCTAGAAGGCTTCCACATTTGTTCTGATCGAGTCTGTAAGTCAAACAAAGCATCAAAGGTCCAAccaaaataagaagaaaactTTAAAACTGAAAGCACGATCCAGGTCTAAAATGCTTGCAAATTATAACTTCAACACCCAACAAACTTCAATTTTCCGAGAGTGCAATGGGGCAGGTGTTGAGGGTGAGCTAGAACCATCTTCCTCGCTGTATGACCTaacaaattaacataaaaGGAAGAAGTGATTACAGTATCCACTGTGTAAAAATTCAGCCAACATGCCCAAATGGTAAACAATCAAAAGACTTTCAATCTAGTTAGACAGGATTATTTCCGTACTATTGGCCAAAGGAGAACCTAAACAGTTATTCAATCCATAAAAGTAAGATTCTACCTCTTGCTCAGATCCTGAAGCTGAGCCTTCCACAGGGCCAATGACACCAGCATGAGGAATTATAGAACGATGCAGCAGATCCTGAAAAGAAGTAAAATTTCCCACAGCTGCAGCCACTTGAATAGGAGCGATTATCTGTGGGGTTGTTGTGAAGTAGTCCGAAGCCATAATCTTGTTTAGCTTCTCTCTCAAGCCAGTGTCTAGAAAAACCCCAAGAATagagaaaaatacaaaagtaaAAGAAGGTCCAAACATTTAGAGAAATTCAAGATGCTTTCAACCAAAAAGACATCTCCAGATAATCATAAGCAACCTAATTATTCTACACGAACAAGCAAAACTCTACTGCAAGTAAGTTATGGTGGtgcataatttaattggtaaagtaCATTCCTTGAAACTACAAGCCCTATTGAAAATGACAGTCCACGTCCAACAAGTTAAACTTCTCAGAAGGCTGAAGAAAGGACTATAAGATAGCAATAAAACAATCAAGCATAGGAGACTCACACTAAAGTAGGGAAAATCATTTCTTCCCAAGTTAAATCCTAAGACTACTTACCCTTGTAACAAAATAAGGAACTTAAATGAACAACAAATAGCAAAACTTATTCATAAACATTCAACAATAAGAAGCATGCGACtttctcaaaacaaaatattccaTATCAGATAAAAGAACATTAAACTCCAGTGTATCAATGCAAATTGGtctccaaaaaaaatcaattagttTATCAAAGCAAAGATTTTCACCAAACATATAACAACAAAAGGCATTAAACATACTACTCAATGCAAAATTAGAGAGGTAGGGCGAGAATTTGCATACAAGTGACACTGGAATTAGGCTGAATTGGGTGGTCTGAGTTGGAAAGCCACAGATTTGCACGCTCCACACACATTTTCAACGAGTCCTTGTGTGACAGGCGGGAATACGGTGGTCGCGAGGTGAGAAGATCCCCCAAGAGCGCAACCAAATCCAAATCAAAGTCGTTCAAGGGATCGCCAGCAGCGTCATCATCCGTCACGTAATCATACGAGAGGCAGCAGTTCCTCTCATGAGTCCTCCTCATAAAGTTGTCGTTAGCCATCGACAGAGTGCGGACATCAAACATGCTCCCAAAATACACCAATTTGAGCAGATCGGCAACAGCACCACTTTCATCACTCTTCTTTTCCTCTGATTGAGTCTCGGCCAGAGCGATCTGAATTTCCTGATCAACGGCCTGCAGGAGGGGCTGGCGGAACCTCTCTAACTCGTCGATAAGGGGCACGATGAATGACTTGGAACGGAGGGCTTCCTGCTGCTCTTTGTTGAGGGATTTACCGCGAGAGAGGGATTCCTCCATTTGCGATATGCGGTTGAGCTTTTTGCGCAGCGCGCGAATGCGCTTGTTGAGCAGGCCGAGGACAGGGCCGTCGGTGGCGGTTTCGGAAGAGTGAGATGATGGAATCGCGGCCATTGTTCGAGCGGAGAAAACGAGGAGGAGAGGGATTTTGAGAAGCGGTGAATGAGTGAATAATGATTCTAAAAGGCTAATAGTAATACAGTGGATGCTGATGCTGTCAAACTGTCAATACAAGTCAAATAAagcacatttcattttctagcaTTTATTACGACTGCTCAAAAGTGGACCTATCAAATCTGCATCAGTGTATGCGATTTATTGCGGCGGAAAATGGTCTATTGACAAATAAGTTCTCCGTTATAAATCAAACATTTCTGTTTCGGCAATCcattttactccctccattccataaaaattgagtcgtatttctttttagtccatcccaataaagttgaatcatttccttttttaactaaagataaaacatctaatcactattactttattccatcatttactttattctttcttatctttcctaattttttcatctctcct
This window contains:
- the LOC125205908 gene encoding uncharacterized protein LOC125205908; this translates as MAAIPSSHSSETATDGPVLGLLNKRIRALRKKLNRISQMEESLSRGKSLNKEQQEALRSKSFIVPLIDELERFRQPLLQAVDQEIQIALAETQSEEKKSDESGAVADLLKLVYFGSMFDVRTLSMANDNFMRRTHERNCCLSYDYVTDDDAAGDPLNDFDLDLVALLGDLLTSRPPYSRLSHKDSLKMCVERANLWLSNSDHPIQPNSSVTYTGLREKLNKIMASDYFTTTPQIIAPIQVAAAVGNFTSFQDLLHRSIIPHAGVIGPVEGSASGSEQEVIQRGRWF